GTGCGCAGCGGTTTTCCGATCTTGGTGGCATCCTCCAGCGTCTTCAGACCTGGCGCGAAGGGTTCGCATTCGTCATGGCCGAAATAGGCATGGCGAACCCCCGTCGCCAGGATCATCGTATCGAAAAAGCTTGGCTCCTCGCCGCGTGTTTTCCTCGTCTCTTCAGCAAGCACGTCCTTCAAGGCGTCTGCCGCTCGAACTCGGCCTCCGCCCGCAGGCTGTCCAGGTCACGCCCCACGGTCGCCACGGCAAGCCGCTTGTCGTTGCGCCAATAGCTGACCATGCAGTCGCGCGCGACAGGATCGCCATCTATCTCCAGCCGATCCCACTGTTCGGCATGACCCACATAGTTGATGGTCGTGTCGTAGTGCTGGCTCCAGAAGAACGGAACCGTGGCGAAGCGCTGCCGCTGCCCCAGAATATTGCGCGCCGCAACCGCGCCCTGGCGCTCCGCAACCACCCAGTGCTCGACGCGGATGCGGTCTCCCGTCCTCGGGTCTGGCCAGCGCGCGATATCGCCGGCCGCGTAGACTGCCGCGGCGCTTGTTTGAAGAAACCCGTCCACCAGCACCCCGCCGTCCATGGCGAGGCCGGCCTGCTTCGCCAAATTTACCTCGGGATGCACTCCGATCCCCACAATCACCAGATCGGCGCTCAAATCCACGCCTGTCGAAAGCTTGACGCCATCCTGGTGGATTTCGGCCACGGTGGTCCCGAGATGGAAGACAACCCCATGCGATTCGTGAAGTGTCTTGACCATGTCGCCAAGCGCCGCGCCGAGGAGGCGTTCCATGGGGCGTGAGCCGGGCGCGACGACATGGACCTCCAGTCCGCGCTTTCGCAATGACGCCGCTACTTCGAGGCCGATGAAGCCCGCGCCGACCACGACGCAGTGTCGTGCCGTGCCGCAACGCGCGATCAACGTATCGCAGTCTGCCAGGGTGCGCAGCACTTCCACCTGCGGCAAGGTTGCGCCGGGAACGGTGAGCCGGACGGGTTCGGCGCCGGTGGCAAGCAGCAGTGCCCCATAGGTCACCTCGCTGCCATCAGAGAGCGCTATCGTTCTCCGCGCGGGATCGAGCTTGACGGCGCGTTGATCACATCTGACATCGATATGATGATCCGCGTAGAATTTCGGCGACCGCAAAGGAAGCCAGGCGGCCTTCGCCGTCCCGGCGAGATAGTCTTTCGACAAATTCGGCCGATCGTATGGTGGCGAACGATCGGTGCTCAACATCGTGACGGGTCCCTGATAACCCTCGCGGCGCAACGTTTCGGCGGCGGCGTTTCCGGCCGCGCCGCCGCCGATGATGAGCACGGATTCAGGCAGCCCCGCGGCCGCCAGTTTGGGCGGTTGTGGCATCGGCAGCCCGTCGCCCACAAATGCATGACCGGCTCGGCGCGCCACATCCCAACATTTGAGATCGCTCAAAGCGGGTGACCGAAGAACCTGGCCGGTGCGAAGGCTGAAGCAGGCATGGTGCCAGGGGCAGCGGATCGTGTCACCGACCAGCAGCCCCTCGGCCAGCGGTCCGCCATAGTGGGTGCAGGTTGCGCCGACGGCGAACAGTTCTTCGCCTTGGCGCACGAGCAATGCGGGCTTGCCGTTCACGTGGCCGGACAACATGCCGCCCTCGGGAATATCCGCCAAAGCGACACCCTGGGTGAAATCGGGGCCGGCCGGCGACGATGAATGCTCAGTCATCCCTGTCTCCTTGCCCCTTTGGCGCTCCTGGAATGAGAAGGCCACCTGCCGCCGTCGGCGCGCAGGGCTGTGACCATAGCGGTTCCCCGGCACAGCACATAGGATGACATAGGACGAGCAATCTTCGTGCCAACGGCCACCCATATAAACTGCCAGAAAAGTCACCGAAGAGCTTGACACCAAGGGAAGACCTCCCGGTTCACCATGCTCTCCGGCAGCCCGGCTCGCGGCAGCCCAATGCCTCGGCCGCCTCTAGACGTGCGTGGTTTACTTCCTGCCGCGCGGTTGAGCCGCTTCTTCAGCCGCGAGCACCACAACCGCCTCGGTTGTCAGAAGCCTGAAGGTGAAGGTCTCCTGGAGATAGAGTTCAACGGCCGTGCCGGAATGGTTGAGGTAGCCAATAGAGATGTCCTGGCCGATATCCAGCTCGAAATCGCCGCCACGCGTGGAAAGCACGAACCCACCCTCGATGGCCGGCGCCCAGATGACCCCTCCCTCGACCACACGCTCGATATGATGGAATACCGGGTAGCCCTCGTCGCTGCCACCGCTCGCGGCCGTGTACGCGGCGGCACCCAGCACGAGCGCGTAGGGACCATTGACGCCGGCCAGCCGCAACTGGCTGACCGCGTGTCCGACAGCTTCCGCATAGTTCATCACGTTGGACGGAAGCATCAGATGAGGATTGCTGCTGCCTTCGCGGATGCCCTGTATGCCAGCCGCCGCGTATCCATCGAAAACAGAGCGGTCCTCGGCGAAGGCGATCTTGCGCGCGGCTTCCTTCACGGGGGACCAATCCGAATCCGTCGCGCCGCACTCGACATCATCGATTGCCTGGCGCGTGAGTTCGAATGGAACGCGCAATTCGACCAGCGCCTTCACCTCGCGTTGTGCGGATTGGACCCCGTCACCGAAGGCGGGAAGCTGCTTGAGATGACCGGTGCCCACAGCCGAGAAGTCGACACCCTTTGGGCCGACAACGTCGACAACACGCCGCGCCGCCAGATGGCGCTTCAGCGTACGGGCCGCCTCGTCTTCGATTTGCGCCCAGGCCGCGTCGGAGATGGGAGCCAGTTCTCGATGAAGATTGTTCATGTCTGCCTCATTTCTTCAGTGATCCAATGCCGAGTGAACCATCGTTGGGAAGCGCGTCCGGCCGAGGCGCCTCCGGCGCTTGCGGCAACTTCGCGTCGGTGTCGGCAACCGGTCGTGCCTCGGGGTCGACATCGTCGAGGAAGGTCGCCGTCGGCACGAAGAACAGCGTGCCGGTCACTGCGCGGCTGAAATCCAGCAGATGGTCGTAGGTGCCCGGCGGGTTGCCGATAAACATGTTCTCCAGCATCTTCTCGATGCGGTGGGGGGACCGCGCGTAGCCGATGAAATAGGTGCCGAACTCGCCCTTGCCCACTTCGCCGAATGGCATGTTGTCGCGCACGATCTGAAGTTGCTCTCCGTTTTCTTCAATCGACGTCAGGACATTGTGCGCATACGGCTTCTTCACCGTATCGAGCTGTTCGATGTCGGACAGCTTATGCCGGCCGATGATGTTTTCCTGTTCCTCGACCGGCACCTTGTTCCACCGCTCCACGTCGTGCAGGTATTTTTGCACGATCACGTAGCCGCCGCCGCCAAAGGCGGCGTCCTCATCGCCGACAAGGGTGGCCGCGTCCGCGGCCTGGCCGACCGGGTTCTCGGTTCCGTCGACAAAGCCGATCAGATCGCGGTCATCGAAGAACTTGAAGCCGTGCACCTCGTCCACGGTCGAGACCGCGCCGGCGAGCCGCGACATGACATGTGTCGCGAGTTCGAAGCAGAGGTCCATGCTCGCAGCGCGGATGTGAAAGAGGATGTCGCCAGGCGTCGAAACGGCGGTATGCACGCCGCGAATTTCGCGAAAAGGATGCAGGTCTTTCGGCCTCGGCGCCCCGAACAGCCGGTCCCAGGCATCGGACCCGAACCCCATGACGCACGACAGCTGTCCGTTGAGATTGCGGAAACCCACGCCGCGGAGCAGGCTGGAGAGATCGGCGCACAAGCCGCGAACCGTTTCCTCGGACGCCGATCCGGGATTGATCGTCACGACCAGGAATATCGCTGCCCGCGTAAGCCTGGCGGCGACCGATTGAGAGACGGGAGGTGGCAAGCTTGAAACCATGTTCTATCCGTTGATGATGGTTTGAAGCGCGATGCCGGCATTGGCCGTGGCGCTCAAGCCAGGTCAGCATATGCGGGACTCGCGACAACGAGCCCGTCTGTCGACCATAAGACATTTGCAGCGAGGTCCGCATGGGAAAATCGGGGAGCACGGGGAAATCAGGAACACTGGCCAATCGCGCTGGGGACGGACTTCAAGAGCGGAGTTCTTCGGTCGCGGCATTCCCGGCGATAGGCAGCATCCTGATCCAAGGAACGCGTGCCGTTTGGCCACTGCCATTCCCGACCAGGTCAAGCGAAGGCGAGGCGTGAGCACCGCCGGAATTCCCTGTGCATATAGCGGTCCAAACATATAGTTTTGGTCCTGCTGAAATTAATCGCGGATAGCGCTGAACCAATGTCCAAGAAGTTTGCATTCCTTCTGGTCCGCGACTTCACATTGTCACCCCTGTCGCTTTTCATCGACACGCTGCGCCTGGCGGGTGATGAGGGCGATCGAAGCCGTCGCGTGGAATTCGACTGGCAGGTGATCGGAGAGCGCGGTCTGCCGATCAGGGCCAGCTGCGGCGTCGAACTGCTGCCGACAAAAGAGATTGGACATCCCGAGGATTTCGACAATGTTGTTGTGGTTGGTGGCCTGCTCGACACCAACCGCGGCTTGAGTTCTGAAAAGGAGGCATTCCTTTTGCGGGCTGCCGAGAAAGGCGTGCCGCTCACCGCCCTTTGCACGGGCAGTTTCGTGCTCGCGCGCTACGGGTTGCTGGACGGTTATAGTGCCGCGGTCAGCTGGTTTCACATCAAGGACTTCCGGGCGGAATTCCCTGACGTGAACGCCCATGCGGACAGTCTGTTTTCCGTCGACCGCAACCGCTCTACTTGCGCCGGAGGCACGGGTGCAGCCGACCTGGCCGGCTATTTCGTGTCGAAATTCATTGGTCACAAGGCAGCGGAAAAGGCCGCCAAGATCCTTGTCCTCGATCGAATCCGGAACATCCGTGACGTTCAACCGGTCGGGGATCTGTTTGCCGGAGCCTCCAGCCGTCCGGTGAAGCGAGCCTTGCTCTTGATGGAGAGCAATCTCCAGGAAAAGGTATCGGTTACCGAAATCGCGGCCAGATTGAACTGCTCCAGGCGCCAGCTGGAGCGTCTTTTCGGCATCGAGTTGGGCATCAGCCCAATGGCCGCCTATCTGGCGCTGCGGGTGCACTACGCGAAGTCGCTCCTCGAAGCCAGCGACTTGCAGATAGGGGAAATTGCGTTCAGGTGCGGCTTCGGCAATGCCGGGCATTTCAGCCGCGTCTTCCGCCGGCACACCGGCATCACGCCAACGAACCTCAGACACCCAGGCCGCATATCTCGCGAGGCCTGATGCGGTGATAGTTCCGCGTTTGGCTGGGATTGAGGGGGGTGCCACAGCTCAAGCCGGGACCAATAACGAGCGGGAGTAGGCAAAAGTTTTAAGACTATGCCGGGAAATCCCGCTCAAGGATCTATCCAGCGGCAACCGGAAACCACATCCACGCCGCCTTCGGGCTCTCCTGTTGCCGACGTCGTCGGCACGCAATCATTCAGTGTCGGGATTTTCGAGCACTTCAAGCATGGTGGTCAACATGCTTCCGACTTCTTCCGATATTTCCTCGGGGCGAATTCCCGCCTTGATGGCGTCCGCCGTCGCTTGTTTGGCGAGTTTCGCCGCAAGCGCCGGATCGGACGTCGAATAGGGTGGAACATTTTCCTCCACCCAGTTCTGCAGGAATTCGATGCCGCGAGCGCTCATGACGAACTAATGTTCATCGAAGCGATTTCGTTCCGCGGAGGTATATTCAAGAAAACGTCAGACCCTTTTGATGAGGGCCTGACGGTTCCAAAGGTTCACGTCACGACGAACGAGGATGCCGTCAACGACAGATGCGGAGAAACAGCGGCAAACTGGATCTGATGCGCGCCGCCGGCCCCATCGCTGTCGAAGGAGAGGGCGCCGGTCGAACTGTTGTAGATAATGTGGTCGGTATGGGTATGCGCGCCCCTGCCAGTGTGAAACGCATCAGCGGGAAGGGCGCCCACCTGAAGCCCGGCAAACACAGTGTGGTCGAGATGGATCTTGTCCTGCGTCACATTGAAGTCGGTGATCTTGTCGATGTTGCCTGTCTTGAGGGCGGAATTGAAGACGAAGACGTCCTTGCCTCCATTTCCTGTCAGCACATCTTGCCCGCCGCCGCCATTGATGACGTTGTTGCCGGCGTTGCCCTGTATGGTCTGCGAGAATTCGTTTCCCGTGAGGTTGATGGCAGTGGTGCCGGCCCGGCTCGTGGTGGCAAGCTGCTCGATTTCCGAGCCGGCTGATAGTGCATAGCTCACTGTTGCCAGCACGGTATCGTGGCCTGCGCCCTTCAGTTCCACCACCTTATCGCCAGGGTTGTTGACATAATAGGTGTCGTTGTAGCCGCCACCGATCATTGTGTCGGCGCCGGTGGTGCCGTGAAGTACATCCGCGCGGCCGGTGCCGTAGAAAACGTGATCGCTGGTCGAAGGCGCGGTGCTGGTCGGAGGGGTGGTGCTGGTCGAAGGTGGGGTGATGGACGAAGTCGTATCGCTGGTCGAGGGCACAGTGGTGCCGGACGAAGTCGCGCCGCTGGTCGGAGGCACGCTTGCGGTGCCGTGGTTATGTTGAAGGAAGAGGGCTTGCAGCGCCGGCGAGTTTCCAAGCGCCGTGTCGCCCTGCTGGGAACCCCATGCATAGGCATAGTCGAAGGCGGGCGACGGAACCAGCTTGGACCAGTGGTCCAGCATGGTCTGTTCCTGGGCGGCGGTGGGAAGGACATATTGGCCGCCCGTATCGGTCGTGTAGCTGCCGCCGCCGAACGTCTGATAAACCGGAACGACCTGGTTGAGCGGGACCCCCGAAGCGACAGCCGCGGCCACGGTCCTGTCGATCATGTTGTAGTCGACCGCACTTGTCCCGGTGCGCACCGGATAGGGGTCCAGCCCGTAATAGTCGATATGTGTGTTGGCGGGATTATAAGTGTTTGAAAAATCGGGATTTGCGGAAGACCCCATGTTCATCATGGTGATGAAGGTTTTGGCGCCCGGCACGTTGGTGTGGATCCAGTCGGATTCCGCCTTCAGATTCGTGGCGGTGGCATAGGTTCCCCATTTGCCGGTGGGGTCCGGCTCATCGACAAGGAAGAATCCAAACGCTTTCGGATTGCCGATAAAGGGCGTGACTTTCTGGATAAAGGACGAGGTTGTCCCATTGGCTTCATCGAGCCAGACCAGACCTTTCGTGCCAGCCGGCAGGGCGTTGAGTTCGTCCACGGATGAAACGTCGACAAGATTGAATCCGGCGTTTGCAACCTCGGAGGCGGATCCACCCGAGGCGTAATGGAGGGTTGTCATGAAAATATCCTTCGTCTGATTCGGTAGATGCCCCACGCCTGCCTATTGGAAAGGGTATATTAGAACCAAATCAAATACCGGCGCCCGTTGATAGAATCATTGATCACGGCGAGAAAAGGTCCACGCGATGGGATGTCGGCCTTGGTTCCGGGCTTGTTGATTGTTCAGGGATATTTCCGGCGCGGCAAGGCAGGACTGGACTGTCTCTGCCTCGGTGGCACTGCTGGATTTTGTTGTGGACTGCAGAAAGCGCAGGATCGCGCTGGTTCATTCCAGCCGCTTCGGAGTGTGCGGATGGCGGTCGTCCACGCGCTATGCGCCGCTCACCAGAAAGGCTCTTTCTATCAAAGGACGGTTGTGGCTCAGATACGGTTCAATGAGCATATCGAGGTGTCCCCCGAGGATCGGAACTATGCTCAGATCGGCAAAAAAGGCGCTCCAGCCAAGATCCGTCGGAACCCCTGTACGCCTGCATCGAAACAGGGTGGCGGTAATCGGCAACGCGGTCTTCGGTTGCGCGAGCCATTGGCCAAATGCGCGCATCCGCAGGATTTCCTCAAGCTCAAGGCGCAAAATGAACCGCACTCTGGCGAAGGCCCTCCATTTCAGCCAGTCGATGCCCCTGGCGAGCAGGGCTTCAGCGCCAAATCTGGCAAATGCTTTTGCGAGAGCCCGTAACATCATGCGATCCGCCGTCACTCTATGCGAACGGATGCGCTGGACGGTGCGTGCAAGAGTTTCACGGTAGTCGTGCTGCCCAGGCCCGATATTGGTGTCGAGGATTCCCAGGAACGTGACCGATCGACCCGCTGCAATAAGTTTGGCGGCAACCTCGAACGCGACGCCGCCGCCAAGCGAATAGCCGATCAGCTTCACGTCGCCATCAGGCTGGACCTGGCTGATCTGGTCGACAACCGCGTCCACCATCCGCGGTATGGTGCCATGTCCCTTCAGTAGATCGTTCAGGTCCTCATAGCGAATGGCGACAACCCTGGCGACATCGCTCATCTCGACACCGAAAGCCGCCAGGCTTGGCCCGTAGCCGATCGATCCCGGCACAATAAACAAAAGCGGCCTCGGGTCGGACGCCTCGACAAGCAAGTCGCTTGTGTCTTGCTCTGCGGACGCTGCCCTGACGACGTCGGTAAAACTCATTCCGACGGTGAATGCGTCCAAGTTGAGTTCCCGTCCCAGAGCCGTCTCAAGTTCCATGACGAATTGCAGCAGCTTCAGTGAATCGCCGCCCGCGTCGTCCCAGTGGCTGCCAGCCGCCTTCTTGCCGGGAAGTATCCTCTCCCATACGGCCGCTGCCACGCCTTCGATATCGAGCGGGTTCAGCGCCTGCCGGACGTCTGGATTCTGGGCGTCTTGCGCGTTCAGCGCGCGATCCAGTTCCCGCAACTTGACACTGTCGACCTTGCCGCCCTTGAGCTGTGGTATCTCGGCAATACTGTGCAGTCGCGTTGGATGAACTGCTGGCGGCAGGGCTGTCCTGATCAAGTCCCGCAATTCGGGTATGATTTCGCTTGCGCCAGTTTTCACGGGAACGACAAAGGCCACCAGTTCGTTCGCGTCCGTCACCACCGCGACGGCATCACTCACTTGGGGCGCCCGGCGCAGGACGAGTTCCAGTTCGGCAGGCTCGACCCGTCTTCCGTTGATCTTTATCTGGCGTCCCTTTCGTCCGACGATCCACATCATTCCGGTGCCGTCGACCTTGACCAGATCGCCGGTTGCGAAGATCCGAAGCCGGGGATTGGCGGAGCTTGCACGAAGAGGAACATGTCCCCCGTCCGCCCAGTAGCCGAGCGTGGTGTAGTTGCCCCTGATCACCAACTCCCCTTCATCGCCGGGGGCGACCTCGTACCCATTCTCATCCACGACGGTGTATTCGATGCCGGGAAGGACGAAGCCGACCGGGACCGTCGCGCCTCGCTCCGGGTAATCCCTCGGCAGGAACCACTGCGTGCCGGTCGTTTCCGTGGACGAATAGCTGATCTGGACAAGGCAGGACTCGGGGACATTGTCGCGAAGCCGGTCGATGTCGGACCACAACACTTTTTCTCCGCCGACCCGCACGACCCGCAGTGACGAGAATACGTCGGGCGCTGAATCGGTCATCAACACACGCAGCAGCGCCGGCACGAGATAGGCGATCGTCACCCGCCATTTTTGGAAATTGTCGCGCGCAGCGCGGATGCCGGCACTCTCAATGTCCAAAAGGTACAATGTGGCGCCGCACAGCATCGGGGTCATCATCTCGCGGCAGCCCGCGATCGTCGCCGGGCCGGTCAACGGCATGAACGCATCGTCGGGGCCGATGTGGCAAGCATCGACATATTGCTGCACCCGCTGGAGGATTGCCCGCTGGCTGTTCACGACGCCTTTCGGGGCTCCGGTGCTGCCTGACGTGTACAGGACGATCGCCGGCGAATCGACCGGCACGTCGGGCGGCAGCGCCGGTAAGCTGCCGTCCGGCGCTGCGGCCATGCAGCTTCCCGCATCGATCCATTTCAGGGACGAGGCATCAGGCCAGCCTGCCGGCTTGCCCGGCCCCGGCCTGACAATTGCGGCTAGCCGCGCGCTGGCGGCAATTGCCGCGAGGCGCTGAAATGGATCTCGGGGGTTTAGCGGCACGGCGGGCCTGCCCGCACGCATGGCGGCAAGCATGGCCACCGGGTACCAAAGAGTATTCCCGATCAGAAGCCCGACCGCCTTACCCATTGGAACTGAACCGGCAATCGCACCTGCCAGGTTTTGGACCGCGTTCAACAGCTCCAGGAAGCTGAGGGATGTCGAGCCATCGCTGATCGCGATCCTGTCCGGATATTTCCCGACAATTCTCTCGAGGTGCCAGAACGCCGATTTTTCGGAGAAGTCATCGCACATCCTTTGGAAGGCAGGGTTTGCCGGTCCGTCCATGTCCAGAGGACGGGTGGATGCCTGTTTCCATGTGAAACCGTCTTGAGGACCATTGTCGCGCGTTATCGCGACATCCCGCTCTTTCGCCAGTCCCAGCACGGACTGCAAGGCGCGCAAAGGCAGGCCTTCTGAAGAACGCGTGCGATCAAACGCTTCCAACGCGACCCCCTTTTTTGCTGACCCGCTTTGCAGTGTCGTACGCGACCATCTTGGCCGTGGCATCGTTAGAACGAATGATTCCGACCGAACTCGCCGATCCGACATGAAAGGGGTCAGGTGCATCGCAGCATCATTGAAGCCCTGCTTCATTCAAACAGACGAGGACAGCGGGAAGGCCTGCTCCTAGCGTGGATTTGGGTGTCGTGCGCACAGGGGCAATGAAGCCGAACCATGAGAGCAGATCCTAGAGCCAGCCATTTTGCGCGACCGGGATACCGCCGGCATCCTGGAGGGGCAGGATGAACCCCCACCTGGTCTGTGTTGGAGGCGAGGATCATCGTCTTAGAATTCCGTTCCTGCTGGCGCTGCGCGAAAGGGGCTTCCGGGTCACTGCCGTATCGAGCGATATGGGCAACGCCTTCTCTCTTCATGGCATTGCGCATCGTCGACTGGGATTTGACCGCTTTACCAGCGGCGGCGGGGAATGGGGCGCTCTAGGTGCTGTCCGCGAATTGATCGCGGAACTGCGTCCGGACATCGTTCAAAGTTTCGACACCAAGCCCAATCTTCTGACCCCTTTGGCCGTGCGCGGGCAGGTGCCGGTTGTCCGCACCATCAATGGCCTTGGTTGGACATTCTCGTCCCTCGAACCACGGGCTCTGGCCTTGCGTCCGATCTTTTGCGGCCTTCAAGGACTGGCATCCTTATGGACAGCCATGACCGTCTTCCAGAATCGTGACGATCAGGTCTTCTTCGAACGCTATCGGCTGCTTGGTCACGACAAAGCGCGGCTGATCCGCAGTTCTGGCATCGACCCGAAGGCATTCTCGACAGCAAGGTATCGTGGCCCTTCGGCCACGACGATGCGCGAGAGCCTTGGGCTTCAGTCGGCTGAAATCATAATCTTTGTCGGCCGCCTGACCCGCCAGAAGGGAATTCCGACCCTCCTCAAGGCGGTTCCCCGTGTCCTTTCCGAAAGACCCAATGCGCGTTTCGTCCTTGTCGGTCCGCAGGACTCCGAGGGACCGTTCGCGGTCAACAGGGCCGATATCGATCGACACGCGCCTCACGTCATTGCCTTGGGATCGCGACAGGATGTTCCGGCCCTCCTTGGCATGGCCGACCTGTTCGCGTTTCCGACGCAATATCGCGAGGGTATTCCGCGTGTCCTGCTGGAGGCCGGATTGTCCGGATTGCCGATCGTCGCCTCGCGGATGCCCGGCTGCAATGACGTGGTTGAAGATGGCTGGAACGGCTATCTCGTCGCGCCACGCGATGTGGATGGCTTCGCATCCAGGATAATCGAGATCCTGTCCGATCGCGCCCGTGGAAAAATCATGGGCGGCCGTTCCGTCGGACTCATCCGGGAGCGCTTTTCGCTGTCGTGGGTCGTCGATCAGTATTGCGAGCTGTACAAGACCGTCCTCGGGGCAAAGTACCGGGGCAGCCTTGCTCGATCGGCCCCCGCGATCCTGATGGAAGAGGGCGCGCGGAGCCCCCGACTGGGGGAGGCGCGGCAATGATCCGTGATGTGCTCCTGGCCTGCGGCATCGCAATGTCCTATGCGGTCCAACTCAGCATCCCAGGCCTGCCGTTCGGCTACAGCGAACTGTTCCTCGCGCTTTGGATATTGCTCTCGATCGTGCGGGTTCTCGCGGGCGGCCGATTGGAGTTCACGCCGGCCCTGGCCCAGCTTGCACGTTTCTGGCTGATCCTGACGCTTGCCCTGGGTGTTGGAGCCTTCGTCGGCTATCTGACGACTGTCCTGTTCATCGCTCCGTTGATGCATGACACGATGGCGTATGTGCTGTTGGTCTTCATCACCTGCCTGGCCGCGGCGGAGCCCGACGCCGGTCGCCGTCTACGCAACATTGGCTGGTGGATCATTGCTGTCGCGAATGCATGCTTTGTTGTTCAACTGGGGCTTGGGTGGGGCTGGATCCATCAATCTGGCGTCAATCCCTGGTATTGGGACCGCTTCAGCGGTTGGTCCGACAATCCGAACCAGCTTGCGCTCTATTGCGCTCTCCTGGGTCCGCTAGCCTTGCATCTTGCCGTAACCACCCGCAATCCGTGGGGGAGGTGCCTTGGGCTAACCGGCCTGGTCCTCACCTTCTACGTCGGAAGGCTGACAAAGAGCGATACCTATCTCTATACGACAATCCTGGCTTGCCTGATCCTTCTCGGGCTGCGGATTCGGGCTTGGCTTGCAACTGATGGCGGCAAGGTCAGCCTTTCACGGCAACTTGCCCTCCTGTTCACGATTGCGTTCGTTCCGTTGGCGATCTCCATCGCGCCTTACGCCCTCAGCGACGCCGCCAGCGCCGAAAACTTCGCCAAGAGCCTTACCAAGGACAAGGGCGGGCAAGCGACCGCGGAAACCGCCGAGCTTCGCCTCTACCTTTGGGACGAGGCATTGGACAAGGGAGCAAGATCTGGGTCGCTCGGCCTCGGCCCCGGGCCTCACCTTGAACGTCCCCCCATCACCAATCAGCAGTTTCTGCCTCGGCCTTTCGAGGCCCATAGCACGATCCTCGATCTCTATACCCAAGGTGGCTTGATTTCAGTCATGGCGCTTTTGTGGATCCTCGGCTCTGCCGCCTTGTCCGCCTGGCGTGCGAGATTGGATGCCCTCGTGGCGCTCATGGCGTCGATCGTTGTGTTCAGTGCCCCGCACCTGATTATCCGCCATCCGATCGTGTGGTTCTCTGTGACGCTCTGCCTTGTCGCCGGGACGCCTCAGACGATCCCCGCCATCGTTCGCCATAGGAGATATTAGGATGTGCGGGATCGCTGGAATTCTCTTGGCGCCCGATGCGGTCGATACGAACGCGCTGCGGGCGATCGGGCCGATGACGACGGCCCTTCGTCATCGTGGACCTGATGGCGAGGCATTTTGGATGAGCCGTGAAGCCGGGGTCGCCTTCGGCCACCGGCGTCTGGCCATCGTCGACTTGTCGGAGGCGGGCCGGCAGCCGATGCATTCCGCGAGCGGCCGGTATGTCATCACCTTCAATGGCGAGATATACAATTTTCGCGATCTGCGCCGCGAGTTGGAAGGGGAGGGCCACCATTTCCGTGGCACCAGCGACACCGAAATCATGCTGTGCGCGATCGAGAGCTGGGGTCTCGACGCCGCGCTCGCGCGCTTTGCCGGCATGTTCGCTTTCGCGCTGTGGGACCTGAAGAACCGTATCCTTCACCTCGCCCGCGACCGAATGGGCAAGAAGCCGCTCTACGTCGCCTCGACACGCGAGGCGCTCGTCTTTGCCTCGGAACTGAAGGCGATCACCTGTTTCCCCGGGTTCGCCCCGGAACTCGATGTCGACGCCGCGGCGACAATGCTTTCGAAAGGATGGGTGCCGGATGACAGTTGCATCTGGCAGGGCGTGTTCAAGCTGCCACCCGGTTCCGTCCTTTCCGTGACGGCGGCGGATTTCGCCAATGCCCGCGGTGCAGGCTCGCTTGCGCGTCGCATTCGACGCTGGTGGTCGCTGGCCGATGTCGCCAGCACGGCGCTGCGGGAACCGCTCACCGGCAGTGACGAGGAACTTACGACCGAGCTCGATCGTCTGCTTCGCCTTGCCATCGGCGAACG
The genomic region above belongs to Mesorhizobium sp. B4-1-4 and contains:
- a CDS encoding AMP-binding protein, which encodes MEAFDRTRSSEGLPLRALQSVLGLAKERDVAITRDNGPQDGFTWKQASTRPLDMDGPANPAFQRMCDDFSEKSAFWHLERIVGKYPDRIAISDGSTSLSFLELLNAVQNLAGAIAGSVPMGKAVGLLIGNTLWYPVAMLAAMRAGRPAVPLNPRDPFQRLAAIAASARLAAIVRPGPGKPAGWPDASSLKWIDAGSCMAAAPDGSLPALPPDVPVDSPAIVLYTSGSTGAPKGVVNSQRAILQRVQQYVDACHIGPDDAFMPLTGPATIAGCREMMTPMLCGATLYLLDIESAGIRAARDNFQKWRVTIAYLVPALLRVLMTDSAPDVFSSLRVVRVGGEKVLWSDIDRLRDNVPESCLVQISYSSTETTGTQWFLPRDYPERGATVPVGFVLPGIEYTVVDENGYEVAPGDEGELVIRGNYTTLGYWADGGHVPLRASSANPRLRIFATGDLVKVDGTGMMWIVGRKGRQIKINGRRVEPAELELVLRRAPQVSDAVAVVTDANELVAFVVPVKTGASEIIPELRDLIRTALPPAVHPTRLHSIAEIPQLKGGKVDSVKLRELDRALNAQDAQNPDVRQALNPLDIEGVAAAVWERILPGKKAAGSHWDDAGGDSLKLLQFVMELETALGRELNLDAFTVGMSFTDVVRAASAEQDTSDLLVEASDPRPLLFIVPGSIGYGPSLAAFGVEMSDVARVVAIRYEDLNDLLKGHGTIPRMVDAVVDQISQVQPDGDVKLIGYSLGGGVAFEVAAKLIAAGRSVTFLGILDTNIGPGQHDYRETLARTVQRIRSHRVTADRMMLRALAKAFARFGAEALLARGIDWLKWRAFARVRFILRLELEEILRMRAFGQWLAQPKTALPITATLFRCRRTGVPTDLGWSAFFADLSIVPILGGHLDMLIEPYLSHNRPLIERAFLVSGA
- a CDS encoding glycosyltransferase, with the protein product MNPHLVCVGGEDHRLRIPFLLALRERGFRVTAVSSDMGNAFSLHGIAHRRLGFDRFTSGGGEWGALGAVRELIAELRPDIVQSFDTKPNLLTPLAVRGQVPVVRTINGLGWTFSSLEPRALALRPIFCGLQGLASLWTAMTVFQNRDDQVFFERYRLLGHDKARLIRSSGIDPKAFSTARYRGPSATTMRESLGLQSAEIIIFVGRLTRQKGIPTLLKAVPRVLSERPNARFVLVGPQDSEGPFAVNRADIDRHAPHVIALGSRQDVPALLGMADLFAFPTQYREGIPRVLLEAGLSGLPIVASRMPGCNDVVEDGWNGYLVAPRDVDGFASRIIEILSDRARGKIMGGRSVGLIRERFSLSWVVDQYCELYKTVLGAKYRGSLARSAPAILMEEGARSPRLGEARQ
- a CDS encoding M10 family metallopeptidase C-terminal domain-containing protein, producing the protein MTTLHYASGGSASEVANAGFNLVDVSSVDELNALPAGTKGLVWLDEANGTTSSFIQKVTPFIGNPKAFGFFLVDEPDPTGKWGTYATATNLKAESDWIHTNVPGAKTFITMMNMGSSANPDFSNTYNPANTHIDYYGLDPYPVRTGTSAVDYNMIDRTVAAAVASGVPLNQVVPVYQTFGGGSYTTDTGGQYVLPTAAQEQTMLDHWSKLVPSPAFDYAYAWGSQQGDTALGNSPALQALFLQHNHGTASVPPTSGATSSGTTVPSTSDTTSSITPPSTSTTPPTSTAPSTSDHVFYGTGRADVLHGTTGADTMIGGGYNDTYYVNNPGDKVVELKGAGHDTVLATVSYALSAGSEIEQLATTSRAGTTAINLTGNEFSQTIQGNAGNNVINGGGGQDVLTGNGGKDVFVFNSALKTGNIDKITDFNVTQDKIHLDHTVFAGLQVGALPADAFHTGRGAHTHTDHIIYNSSTGALSFDSDGAGGAHQIQFAAVSPHLSLTASSFVVT